Proteins co-encoded in one Campylobacter concisus genomic window:
- a CDS encoding DedA family protein — translation MEEFFIELLKEYGYIILFVWCIMEGEMALIMAGILAHTTHMHIALAIFVAGLGGFVGDQIYFYLGRYNKKYIAKRIHTQRRKFAVAHIMLKKYGWPIIFLQRYMYGFRVIIPLCIGLTGYDAKKYAFINLISAWCWAAITTIPAWILGEHILVLLQKAKEHWYVAIPVVAIFMGLLIYTFKRIENKILNERRDRRHAVSNS, via the coding sequence ATGGAAGAATTTTTTATAGAACTGCTTAAAGAATACGGCTACATCATACTTTTTGTCTGGTGTATCATGGAGGGCGAGATGGCCTTAATAATGGCTGGAATTCTCGCTCACACCACGCACATGCACATCGCGCTTGCTATCTTTGTGGCTGGACTTGGAGGCTTTGTGGGAGATCAAATTTACTTCTACCTTGGCCGTTACAATAAAAAATACATCGCAAAAAGGATTCACACGCAGCGGAGAAAATTTGCAGTGGCGCACATAATGCTGAAAAAATACGGCTGGCCGATCATCTTTTTGCAACGCTATATGTACGGCTTTCGCGTCATCATCCCGCTTTGCATAGGACTTACCGGCTATGATGCTAAAAAATATGCCTTTATAAATTTGATTAGCGCTTGGTGCTGGGCGGCGATCACCACCATACCTGCTTGGATACTTGGTGAGCATATACTAGTACTACTTCAAAAAGCAAAAGAGCACTGGTACGTCGCTATCCCAGTGGTTGCCATATTTATGGGACTTTTGATCTATACATTTAAGCGCATCGAAAATAAAATTTTAAACGAAAGGAGAGATAGAAGACATGCAGTTTCAAATAGTTGA
- a CDS encoding leucyl aminopeptidase, with amino-acid sequence MQFQIVDKKLKDIKADIELIFVVDKELKHKFIGDKEAIKFNNYKGDSVLVLSEAKRAYVPLSKLDLDELRVGAAKAYNALKSLNIKSIKLASYVAQCQKLSFEALAEGFLLGSYEFNKYKEKKEEYTLKEIIFSTEEFSGKKVDLKAANEGFKEAEIIASATNFTKDIVNEIPEIYTPQKMAEDAQNLAKNITSIKCEVYDEKFLAKENMNAFLAVNRASVHKPRLIHLTYKPKKSKKRIIFVGKGLTYDSGGLSLKPADYMLTMKSDKSGAAAALGIIKGAAELNLPFEIHAILGATENMIGGNAYKPDDVLISRSGVSIEVRNTDAEGRLVLADCLSYAQDFKPDILIDMATLTGACVVGLGEYTTGIMGNSESLKNEFKNKIKDSGELATTLDFNPYLSELIKSQIADVSNCASSRYGGAITAGMFLAKFIKDEYKDKWLHLDIAGPAYREKAWGYNQAGASGAGVRMNLYFLQALSKEN; translated from the coding sequence ATGCAGTTTCAAATAGTTGATAAAAAATTAAAAGATATAAAAGCTGACATTGAACTAATTTTCGTAGTAGATAAGGAGTTAAAACATAAATTTATAGGCGATAAAGAGGCTATTAAATTTAATAATTACAAAGGCGATAGCGTCCTTGTTCTAAGTGAGGCAAAAAGGGCTTACGTGCCACTTTCTAAGCTTGATCTTGACGAGCTTAGAGTTGGGGCTGCTAAAGCTTATAACGCGTTAAAATCACTAAACATCAAGAGCATAAAGCTAGCTTCTTACGTAGCGCAGTGCCAAAAACTAAGCTTTGAAGCACTTGCTGAGGGCTTTTTGCTTGGAAGCTATGAATTTAACAAATATAAAGAGAAAAAAGAGGAATACACCCTAAAAGAGATCATCTTTTCAACTGAAGAATTTTCTGGCAAAAAGGTCGATCTAAAGGCAGCAAACGAGGGCTTTAAAGAGGCGGAGATAATAGCAAGCGCTACAAATTTCACAAAAGATATCGTAAATGAAATCCCAGAAATTTACACACCGCAAAAGATGGCCGAGGATGCGCAAAATTTAGCCAAAAACATCACAAGCATAAAGTGCGAGGTCTATGACGAGAAATTTCTAGCAAAAGAGAATATGAACGCATTTTTGGCGGTAAATCGCGCAAGCGTGCATAAACCAAGGCTCATCCACCTAACCTATAAGCCTAAAAAGTCTAAAAAACGCATCATCTTTGTTGGCAAAGGCCTAACATACGATAGTGGCGGACTTAGCTTGAAGCCGGCTGATTATATGCTCACTATGAAATCAGACAAAAGCGGCGCAGCAGCAGCACTTGGCATCATAAAAGGTGCAGCAGAGCTAAATTTACCATTTGAAATTCACGCCATTTTGGGCGCAACTGAAAATATGATCGGCGGCAACGCTTACAAACCTGATGACGTGCTTATTTCAAGAAGCGGCGTTAGCATAGAGGTTAGAAACACCGATGCAGAGGGACGTTTGGTGCTGGCTGACTGCCTAAGCTACGCGCAGGACTTTAAGCCAGACATCCTAATCGACATGGCGACCCTAACTGGCGCTTGCGTCGTGGGACTTGGCGAGTACACAACAGGCATCATGGGTAACAGCGAGAGCCTAAAAAATGAATTTAAAAACAAGATAAAAGATAGCGGCGAGCTAGCGACTACACTTGATTTCAACCCTTATCTTAGCGAGCTTATCAAAAGTCAGATCGCAGACGTTAGCAACTGCGCCTCAAGCAGATATGGTGGCGCGATCACAGCTGGCATGTTTTTAGCTAAATTTATCAAAGACGAGTACAAAGATAAATGGCTACACCTCGACATTGCAGGCCCAGCATACCGCGAAAAAGCTTGGGGATACAACCAAGCAGGTGCGAGTGGGGCTGGCGTTAGGATGAATTTATACTTTTTACAAGCACTTAGCAAGGAGAATTGA
- a CDS encoding cytochrome c3 family protein has product MAEVKKKFFVWSSVIIGIVIGLIASMGIADALHATGSGYICTICHTMDPMNAAYHEDVHGGNNKLGIKAECSACHLNHTSAYTYVLTKLKVSINDGYKTFFTDTDKIDWRKKREHASHFVYDSGCLTCHSNLKNVIQAGKSFLPHRDYFVLGNPNKKSCVDCHEHVGHKNLGLQIDKFEAIKKQENNKTK; this is encoded by the coding sequence TTGGCTGAAGTTAAGAAGAAATTTTTTGTTTGGTCATCTGTTATTATCGGCATTGTGATCGGACTTATTGCGTCTATGGGTATTGCTGATGCACTTCATGCAACTGGTAGCGGCTACATCTGTACCATTTGCCACACTATGGATCCTATGAATGCTGCATATCATGAAGATGTACACGGTGGCAATAACAAGCTTGGCATAAAAGCTGAATGTTCAGCCTGTCACCTAAATCATACAAGTGCCTATACCTATGTACTTACAAAACTTAAAGTATCGATAAATGATGGTTATAAGACATTTTTTACAGATACGGACAAGATCGACTGGCGCAAAAAACGCGAGCATGCATCTCACTTTGTCTATGATAGTGGATGTTTAACTTGCCACTCAAATTTAAAAAATGTTATTCAAGCTGGTAAATCATTCTTGCCACATAGAGATTATTTCGTTCTTGGAAATCCTAATAAAAAATCATGTGTTGACTGCCACGAGCACGTTGGTCACAAGAATTTAGGACTACAAATCGATAAATTTGAAGCAATAAAAAAACAAGAGAACAATAAAACCAAATAA
- the apt gene encoding adenine phosphoribosyltransferase produces MKILDQKGKEFLLNSIRCINDFPKPGIVFRDITTLLNNKEAFNFLIDHLVARYEDAKIDYIAGIESRGFIFGAALAARLRLPFVPIRKPKKLPFITLSQKYSLEYGVDEVQIHIDAFGEKAGARVLLMDDLIATGGTAKASVELINQTNATCVEACFLIDLVDLKGSEKLKSLTKIYSVLEV; encoded by the coding sequence ATGAAAATTTTAGATCAAAAAGGCAAAGAATTTTTACTAAACTCTATTCGCTGCATAAACGACTTTCCAAAGCCTGGCATAGTCTTTCGCGACATCACGACGCTACTAAATAACAAAGAGGCATTTAACTTTTTGATAGATCATTTGGTGGCTAGATATGAGGACGCAAAGATTGATTACATCGCTGGCATAGAGTCTCGTGGCTTCATCTTTGGCGCGGCGCTTGCAGCTAGACTAAGGCTACCTTTTGTGCCTATTCGCAAGCCAAAAAAACTGCCTTTTATCACGCTTTCTCAAAAATATAGCCTAGAATACGGCGTCGATGAAGTGCAAATTCACATCGATGCTTTTGGAGAAAAAGCGGGCGCTAGAGTGCTTTTGATGGACGATCTCATAGCCACAGGAGGCACCGCAAAGGCTTCAGTTGAGCTTATCAATCAAACTAACGCAACCTGCGTAGAAGCGTGCTTTCTCATAGATCTAGTCGATCTAAAAGGTAGCGAAAAGCTAAAGTCGCTTACTAAAATTTACAGCGTTTTAGAGGTTTAG
- a CDS encoding DUF4139 domain-containing protein, translated as MKKTLFLMASVLAFANENLIEIYTDQTIITQKFSDANSSFSAFVLEGVQSDSITINGDCDVNANLKKISEENSPSYIKWKQEVVNLSSKLEALKARGRFIEQALIGENKSNDVTKRADEFYKFSLENIEKISAVKDELETLKENEPKSEMAGFLQLDMKFACRPKEVTLSYMDDEAPKTLNEIYVDTKNKNILIKQEILLTNPFASEVKNLKLAIYPTRYQKALAPSKFYPWYEESEAEADGYGTSKNMLRAAKVTAEVADMRVQRDENEFAKIWKIDGINLAKGESKYITYDTQKMDANFSVFADFYGSLKAYNVASFKLNDDLTPAKTQFYVNGVSVGSPNEFEMKAKDEPSELFLGQNELIELKKERLNKFKRSSLLGKERISEEGYEISVKNNSGKSVDVALVERVPVSADEAIKVEINGFDKKDISKDGKVELKFSLAPKEEFKREYSYKITKPKI; from the coding sequence ATGAAAAAGACGCTCTTTTTAATGGCTTCAGTGCTAGCCTTTGCAAATGAAAATTTGATAGAGATCTACACAGATCAAACCATCATCACTCAAAAATTTAGCGATGCAAATAGCTCTTTTAGCGCTTTTGTGCTAGAGGGCGTACAGAGTGATAGTATCACTATAAATGGTGATTGTGACGTGAATGCTAATCTAAAAAAGATCAGTGAAGAAAATAGTCCAAGTTACATAAAATGGAAGCAAGAAGTTGTAAATTTAAGTAGCAAGCTTGAGGCACTAAAAGCAAGAGGTAGGTTTATAGAGCAAGCTTTGATAGGAGAAAACAAAAGTAACGATGTGACAAAAAGAGCTGATGAGTTTTATAAATTTAGCCTAGAAAATATCGAGAAAATTTCAGCTGTCAAAGACGAGCTTGAAACGCTTAAAGAAAATGAGCCAAAGAGCGAGATGGCTGGATTTTTGCAGCTTGATATGAAATTTGCTTGCAGACCAAAAGAGGTAACGCTTTCATATATGGATGATGAGGCCCCAAAGACGCTAAATGAAATTTATGTAGACACAAAAAACAAAAATATCTTGATAAAACAAGAAATTTTGCTCACCAACCCTTTTGCAAGTGAAGTTAAAAATTTAAAACTAGCTATTTATCCGACCAGGTATCAAAAAGCGCTTGCTCCAAGCAAGTTTTACCCTTGGTACGAGGAGAGCGAGGCGGAGGCTGATGGTTACGGCACTTCAAAAAATATGCTAAGGGCTGCAAAAGTCACCGCTGAGGTCGCTGATATGCGTGTGCAAAGAGATGAGAATGAATTTGCCAAAATTTGGAAGATAGATGGGATAAATTTAGCAAAAGGCGAGAGCAAATATATAACTTACGACACGCAAAAAATGGATGCAAATTTTAGCGTTTTTGCTGATTTTTACGGCTCGCTAAAGGCATATAACGTAGCTAGCTTTAAGCTAAATGATGATCTAACGCCAGCTAAAACGCAGTTTTACGTTAATGGTGTGAGTGTTGGCAGTCCAAACGAGTTTGAGATGAAAGCTAAAGATGAGCCCTCTGAGCTATTTTTGGGACAAAACGAGCTAATCGAGCTTAAAAAAGAGCGCTTGAATAAATTTAAAAGGAGCTCGCTTCTTGGCAAAGAGCGAATAAGCGAAGAGGGCTATGAGATAAGTGTCAAAAATAACTCAGGTAAAAGCGTCGATGTCGCCTTGGTCGAGCGTGTGCCAGTATCTGCTGACGAGGCGATAAAGGTCGAGATAAATGGCTTTGATAAAAAAGATATCAGCAAAGATGGCAAGGTGGAGCTTAAATTTAGCCTTGCGCCAAAAGAGGAATTTAAAAGAGAGTACTCTTATAAGATCACAAAGCCAAAAATTTAG
- a CDS encoding multiheme c-type cytochrome, with protein MFKKSLMLLACLMSFGVAANMDANKSDALNLNVVKNIKVAHKMSDLSKSCVECHAKETPGIVADWKNSRHAHVGVSCMDCHSVNADNPMASVKVHPKDSNNHVSMLVSPKTCAKCHENEVEEFVKSGHARGAMQMYANPAMVKLMYHYEGMDHPEYKMAPDATGCTQCHGTVIKLDADHKPTKETWPNYGIGNVYPDGGVGGCKSCHSAHTFSIAEARKPAACASCHLGPDHPDIEIFNNSMHGHIYNSEAHKWNFDAAPDTWDVPDFRAPTCAACHMSGVGETTTTHNVSRRLKWNLWGVSSKLRTAGDEQAAVVYEKTGKLTIGTPLAGHPNGPEAARAEMKLVCKACHTSTHTDNFFIMGDKQVELYNVYNAEATKMLEELKAKNLLLADAWEDEFQDVYYHMWHHEGRRMRQGALMGGPDYSHWHGVFEVKNDIRKLREIYKQRIETGKVK; from the coding sequence ATGTTTAAAAAGTCGCTAATGTTATTAGCCTGTCTAATGTCTTTTGGCGTTGCCGCAAACATGGATGCAAATAAATCTGACGCTTTAAACCTTAATGTTGTAAAAAATATTAAAGTTGCTCACAAAATGTCAGACTTATCAAAAAGCTGTGTTGAGTGCCATGCTAAAGAGACACCCGGCATAGTTGCCGATTGGAAAAATAGTCGCCACGCTCACGTTGGCGTAAGTTGTATGGATTGCCACTCTGTAAATGCAGATAATCCTATGGCTTCAGTTAAGGTGCATCCAAAAGATTCTAACAACCACGTATCAATGCTAGTTAGCCCAAAAACTTGTGCTAAGTGCCACGAGAATGAGGTTGAAGAATTTGTTAAGAGTGGTCACGCAAGAGGTGCTATGCAAATGTATGCTAACCCTGCGATGGTAAAACTAATGTATCACTATGAAGGTATGGATCATCCAGAATACAAAATGGCTCCAGACGCTACTGGTTGTACACAGTGCCACGGAACCGTCATCAAACTAGACGCTGATCACAAACCTACAAAAGAGACTTGGCCAAACTACGGTATAGGTAATGTTTATCCTGATGGTGGCGTAGGCGGATGTAAATCATGCCACAGCGCACACACATTTAGCATAGCTGAAGCTAGAAAACCAGCTGCTTGTGCATCTTGCCACCTTGGACCTGATCACCCAGATATTGAGATCTTTAACAACTCAATGCACGGACATATCTATAATAGCGAAGCTCACAAATGGAATTTTGATGCTGCTCCTGATACATGGGATGTACCAGACTTTAGAGCTCCAACTTGTGCAGCTTGCCACATGAGTGGTGTTGGTGAAACAACAACAACTCACAATGTTTCAAGAAGACTAAAATGGAACCTATGGGGCGTCAGCAGTAAGCTAAGAACAGCTGGTGATGAACAAGCTGCTGTTGTTTACGAAAAAACTGGCAAACTAACCATAGGAACGCCACTTGCAGGTCATCCAAATGGACCAGAAGCAGCAAGAGCTGAGATGAAGCTAGTTTGTAAAGCTTGCCATACATCAACTCATACAGATAACTTCTTCATTATGGGTGATAAGCAAGTAGAGCTTTATAACGTTTACAATGCTGAAGCAACTAAGATGCTTGAAGAGTTGAAAGCTAAAAACTTACTACTCGCAGACGCTTGGGAAGATGAATTCCAAGATGTTTACTATCATATGTGGCACCACGAAGGTCGCCGTATGAGACAAGGTGCTCTAATGGGTGGTCCTGACTATTCACACTGGCATGGAGTATTTGAAGTTAAGAACGACATTAGAAAACTTCGTGAGATCTATAAACAAAGAATTGAGACTGGTAAAGTTAAATAA
- the mscL gene encoding large-conductance mechanosensitive channel protein MscL, which translates to MSFISEFKEFAMRGNVIDMAVGVVIGGAFGKIVSSLVGDVIMPVVGVLTGGVNFTDLKLTLKEAVDGAPAVTINYGSFIQTMVDFLIIAFCIFCVIKALNTLKNKLPKEEPAPAEPETPADIALLTEIRDLLKK; encoded by the coding sequence ATGAGTTTTATAAGCGAATTTAAAGAATTTGCGATGCGCGGAAATGTCATAGATATGGCAGTTGGTGTTGTTATAGGTGGTGCGTTTGGAAAGATCGTTTCATCACTAGTTGGTGATGTTATCATGCCTGTTGTTGGCGTTTTAACTGGCGGTGTAAATTTTACTGATCTTAAGCTTACACTAAAAGAAGCGGTGGATGGAGCACCTGCCGTTACGATAAATTATGGCTCATTTATACAAACAATGGTTGATTTTTTAATAATTGCATTTTGTATTTTCTGCGTCATCAAGGCTTTAAATACACTTAAAAATAAATTACCAAAAGAAGAGCCAGCTCCAGCAGAGCCTGAAACTCCAGCCGACATTGCACTTTTAACTGAGATTAGAGATCTACTTAAAAAATAA
- a CDS encoding metallophosphoesterase: MGLFRIIIGAFIFSIFTNLYSYKRFIKKVSFFTPHLKKIRIFFYVICALEFVFVLQLRFSFLNIELYLIAGTLIGFSLFLFGVSLFYDLVRSICSKARFSPTRRKFIKFCFDVTFIIFIVACFLKGIFNALTPPKIRQVDIKIKNLQNNLKIAMITDVHIGEFLQKDFMAELVKETNLARPDLVVIVGDLVDMRAELIGDFLDPLKNLKSTYGTFYVPGNHEYYHGVDGILEKIRTLGIMVLGNKNEKIAGINLAGVYDLAGIRFKNLEPNLDEALVGCDPDLPTILLSHQPKFIKTMQKDVDLVLCGHTHAGQIFPFSLLVLLDQGFLHGLYKINDKMQAYVSSGAGFWGPPVRIFAPSEIAILNLSKE; the protein is encoded by the coding sequence TTGGGACTTTTTAGAATCATTATTGGGGCATTTATCTTTAGTATTTTTACAAATTTATACTCATACAAGCGTTTTATCAAAAAGGTATCGTTTTTTACTCCGCACCTTAAAAAAATTCGTATATTTTTCTATGTCATTTGTGCGCTTGAGTTTGTCTTCGTTCTTCAATTAAGATTTTCTTTTTTAAATATAGAGCTTTATTTGATAGCAGGGACGCTCATTGGTTTTTCGCTATTTTTATTTGGTGTTAGTTTATTTTATGATCTTGTTAGATCCATTTGTTCAAAGGCTCGTTTTAGTCCTACAAGACGAAAATTTATTAAATTTTGCTTTGATGTGACATTTATTATTTTTATAGTTGCTTGCTTTTTGAAAGGAATTTTTAATGCACTTACTCCGCCAAAGATCAGACAGGTCGATATAAAGATCAAAAATTTACAAAACAACCTAAAGATCGCCATGATAACTGATGTACATATTGGTGAGTTTTTGCAAAAGGATTTCATGGCTGAGCTTGTGAAAGAGACAAATTTGGCTAGGCCAGATCTGGTTGTGATAGTTGGCGACTTGGTTGATATGAGAGCTGAGCTTATAGGTGATTTTTTAGATCCATTAAAAAACCTTAAAAGCACCTATGGCACCTTTTATGTCCCTGGCAATCACGAATACTACCACGGAGTTGATGGAATACTAGAAAAAATTCGCACTCTTGGCATTATGGTGCTTGGCAATAAAAATGAAAAAATAGCTGGCATAAATTTAGCAGGGGTCTATGATCTAGCTGGCATAAGGTTTAAAAATTTAGAGCCAAATTTAGACGAAGCACTAGTAGGATGTGACCCAGATCTGCCGACCATTTTACTCTCTCATCAGCCAAAATTTATAAAAACTATGCAAAAAGATGTCGATCTAGTGCTTTGCGGTCACACACACGCTGGACAAATTTTCCCTTTTAGTCTCCTAGTTTTGCTGGATCAAGGTTTTTTACATGGGCTTTATAAGATTAATGATAAAATGCAGGCTTATGTTAGTAGCGGCGCAGGGTTTTGGGGACCTCCAGTTAGGATATTTGCCCCCAGCGAGATCGCTATTTTAAATTTAAGCAAGGAATAA
- the ychF gene encoding redox-regulated ATPase YchF has product MGLSVGIVGLPNVGKSTTFNALTKAQNAESANYPFCTIEPNKAIVPVPDKRLNELAKIVSPNKIQYSTIEFVDIAGLVKGASSGEGLGNKFLSNIRETELILHIVRCFEDENITHVEGSVDPVRDIEIIQTELILADIEQLNKKIEKLTREAKANAKGAKEALEIANLLLAHLNEGKSASSFEQRDSEAFLALNKELRLLSAKEVVYGANVDEEGLSEDNKFVKALKEYAKASDHEVIKLCAKVEEELIGLSDEEAHEFLASLGTSESGLEKIIRTSFAKLNLISYFTAGVVEVRAWTITNGWKAPKAASVIHNDFERGFIRAEVISYDDYIAHGGENGAKEAGKMRLEGKDYIVQDGDVMHFRFNV; this is encoded by the coding sequence ATGGGACTTTCAGTTGGAATCGTAGGCCTACCAAATGTGGGCAAATCAACGACATTTAACGCACTTACAAAGGCGCAAAACGCCGAGAGCGCAAACTATCCATTTTGCACTATCGAGCCAAACAAAGCAATCGTACCAGTACCTGATAAGCGTCTAAATGAGCTTGCAAAGATAGTAAGTCCTAATAAAATTCAATATTCAACTATCGAATTTGTCGATATTGCAGGTCTTGTAAAAGGGGCGAGCTCTGGCGAGGGGCTTGGCAATAAATTTTTATCAAACATCAGAGAAACCGAGCTTATTTTACACATAGTTCGCTGCTTTGAGGATGAAAACATCACCCACGTCGAGGGCAGCGTCGATCCAGTAAGAGACATCGAGATCATCCAAACTGAGCTGATACTAGCTGACATCGAGCAGTTAAATAAAAAGATAGAAAAGCTTACAAGAGAGGCAAAAGCAAACGCAAAAGGTGCTAAAGAGGCGCTTGAGATAGCAAATTTACTCCTTGCTCACCTAAATGAGGGCAAAAGTGCAAGCAGCTTTGAGCAAAGAGATAGCGAGGCGTTTTTAGCACTCAACAAAGAGCTAAGACTTTTAAGCGCCAAAGAGGTAGTTTATGGTGCAAATGTTGATGAAGAAGGACTTAGCGAAGATAATAAATTTGTAAAAGCGCTAAAAGAGTACGCAAAAGCCTCAGATCACGAGGTAATCAAGCTTTGCGCCAAAGTAGAAGAGGAACTAATCGGACTAAGCGACGAGGAGGCTCACGAGTTTTTAGCCTCTCTTGGCACTAGCGAAAGCGGTCTTGAAAAGATCATAAGAACGTCTTTTGCAAAGCTAAATTTGATAAGCTATTTCACCGCTGGCGTCGTGGAAGTAAGGGCTTGGACGATCACAAATGGCTGGAAAGCGCCAAAAGCAGCAAGTGTCATCCACAACGACTTTGAGAGAGGCTTTATCAGAGCTGAAGTGATAAGCTATGATGACTACATCGCACATGGCGGCGAAAACGGAGCCAAAGAGGCTGGCAAGATGAGACTTGAGGGCAAAGACTACATCGTACAAGATGGCGATGTTATGCACTTTAGATTTAATGTTTAA
- a CDS encoding phosphatidylserine decarboxylase — MNKDNLFSQIFGKVAKLNFFKPLQGLINSFYIKLFKIDMSEFKPANEYKNLNELFTRELLKPREFDAADEIFISPVDGTCLSFGTTKDLEAFSIKGMNYGLKELLGQGELEGEFDFANIYLSPKDYHHYHAPCDITIKKAVYIPGKLYSVAVKWLSKVDSLYTKNERVALLCEMKNGKKLWLVFVGALNVGKMKFCFDERIQTNAMANFTQIYEYENLHIKKGERLGNFELGSTIVILSKKDAIEYNLFENKELKFAETIGIIK, encoded by the coding sequence ATGAACAAGGACAATCTATTTTCTCAAATTTTTGGCAAGGTAGCAAAATTAAACTTTTTTAAACCGCTTCAAGGGCTTATCAACTCCTTTTATATAAAGCTATTTAAGATTGACATGAGCGAGTTTAAGCCAGCAAATGAGTATAAAAATTTAAACGAACTTTTTACCAGAGAGCTCTTAAAGCCAAGAGAATTTGACGCAGCAGATGAGATATTTATTAGCCCAGTTGACGGCACCTGCCTTAGTTTTGGCACTACAAAGGATCTAGAAGCTTTTAGTATAAAAGGCATGAATTACGGGTTAAAAGAGCTTTTGGGGCAGGGCGAGCTTGAGGGCGAGTTTGACTTTGCTAACATCTATCTTAGTCCAAAAGACTACCACCACTACCACGCACCTTGCGATATTACGATAAAAAAAGCGGTTTATATCCCTGGCAAGCTTTACAGTGTGGCGGTAAAATGGCTTAGCAAGGTTGATAGCCTTTATACCAAAAACGAGCGTGTAGCGCTACTTTGCGAGATGAAAAATGGCAAAAAACTTTGGCTAGTTTTCGTGGGCGCGCTAAACGTTGGTAAGATGAAATTTTGCTTTGATGAGCGCATCCAGACAAATGCGATGGCAAATTTCACGCAAATTTATGAGTATGAAAATTTACATATCAAAAAGGGCGAGCGCCTTGGGAATTTCGAGCTTGGCTCAACTATCGTGATACTTAGCAAAAAAGATGCGATCGAATACAATCTCTTTGAAAATAAAGAGCTTAAATTTGCTGAGACCATCGGAATAATAAAATAA
- a CDS encoding Crp/Fnr family transcriptional regulator, which translates to MIEKIPFFQGLNEEDLAKLEAISVVKKYKKGEFLFMEGEEPKWLIFLISGSVKLYKTTANGKEIFIHQLAPMNFVAEVVNFENIVYPASAIFTISGEVLKINYEKFAAEFLIKPEICMKFLKSMSEKIRITTNLLHQELILSSEEKVAKFILDHEDLFNELKHTKISSILNMTPETFSRILNKFKTNGLVKLDEKNQILEKDVGGLQEIYSY; encoded by the coding sequence ATGATAGAGAAAATCCCATTTTTTCAAGGCTTAAACGAAGAAGATTTAGCCAAACTTGAAGCCATAAGTGTCGTAAAAAAGTATAAAAAGGGTGAATTTTTATTTATGGAAGGTGAGGAGCCAAAATGGTTAATATTTTTAATAAGTGGCTCTGTTAAGCTTTATAAAACCACGGCAAACGGAAAAGAAATTTTTATTCATCAGTTAGCACCTATGAATTTTGTAGCTGAAGTCGTAAATTTTGAAAATATTGTCTACCCAGCTAGTGCCATTTTTACCATATCTGGCGAGGTGTTAAAGATAAATTATGAAAAATTCGCGGCTGAATTTTTAATAAAACCAGAAATTTGTATGAAATTTTTAAAATCAATGTCCGAAAAGATAAGAATCACAACAAATCTACTTCATCAAGAGTTAATTTTAAGCTCAGAAGAAAAAGTGGCTAAGTTTATTTTAGATCATGAAGATTTATTTAACGAGCTAAAACACACAAAAATTTCATCAATACTTAATATGACTCCAGAAACTTTTTCGAGAATTTTAAATAAATTTAAAACAAATGGTTTAGTTAAACTTGATGAAAAGAACCAAATTTTGGAAAAAGATGTGGGTGGACTGCAAGAAATTTATTCTTATTGA
- the rpiB gene encoding ribose 5-phosphate isomerase B has translation MKIDKIFIACDHAGVELKAELKEVIKKLGHEVIDLGTNDKNSVDYPDYAHLLASKLEPNCYGVLICGTGIGISIAANRHENVRCALCHDEFTARLAREHNDANVIAFGARVIGAGVATAALETFLKTEFAGGRHERRIKKIELKEAK, from the coding sequence ATGAAAATAGATAAAATTTTTATCGCTTGCGATCACGCTGGAGTAGAGCTAAAGGCAGAGCTAAAAGAAGTCATAAAAAAGCTTGGACATGAAGTCATTGACCTTGGCACGAATGACAAAAATAGCGTTGATTACCCTGATTATGCGCATTTGCTAGCAAGCAAGCTTGAGCCTAACTGTTACGGCGTGCTCATTTGTGGCACAGGTATTGGCATCTCAATAGCTGCAAACAGGCATGAAAACGTAAGGTGTGCCCTTTGCCACGACGAATTTACCGCTAGACTTGCGAGAGAACATAACGATGCAAACGTCATTGCTTTTGGCGCAAGGGTTATCGGAGCTGGCGTGGCTACAGCAGCACTTGAAACATTTTTAAAAACAGAGTTTGCAGGCGGCAGACATGAAAGAAGAATCAAAAAAATAGAGCTTAAGGAAGCCAAATGA